A portion of the Sphaerochaeta pleomorpha str. Grapes genome contains these proteins:
- a CDS encoding helix-turn-helix domain-containing protein, producing MNYQLALRLFLKEQHKTVSDLSLATGFSERWLRSVCQDCSWDPHLDTLFILCNAFCIDAVDFLACAETEAMRGEVTHTHTHTHTVVQGISPTAITSTLRSIRLEKHLSQSQLSVLTKFQVSSISFRESPRYQSYPTLDTLEIYCKAYGISISEFLQCAAQWQGEEETACAI from the coding sequence GTGAATTATCAATTGGCTCTTAGGTTGTTCCTGAAGGAACAACACAAAACCGTTTCAGATCTGTCTTTGGCAACTGGCTTCTCAGAACGTTGGCTTCGCTCTGTCTGCCAGGATTGCTCCTGGGATCCCCATCTCGATACGCTGTTCATTCTTTGCAACGCGTTCTGTATCGATGCTGTCGATTTCCTAGCCTGTGCAGAAACAGAGGCAATGAGGGGAGAGGTCACACACACACACACACACACACACACAGTGGTACAAGGAATTAGCCCAACAGCGATAACCAGTACCCTTCGATCAATTCGCCTGGAGAAGCATCTTTCCCAGTCTCAGCTTTCTGTTCTCACGAAATTCCAAGTCAGCTCAATCAGCTTTCGGGAAAGTCCCCGGTACCAGAGCTATCCTACTTTGGATACCCTTGAAATCTATTGCAAGGCATATGGAATCAGCATCAGTGAGTTTCTTCAATGTGCAGCTCAGTGGCAGGGGGAAGAAGAAACAGCATGCGCTATCTAA
- the aroE gene encoding shikimate dehydrogenase has protein sequence MNEKYLLHALMKGPLPSLFFCIGDPVVGNPTQHMVEQAFQAMGLPYRYITCTVDKKELASAMWGLRSLAFSGGNVTAPHKQVVLEFLDHLSEAAILSHAVNCITRQSDGTYSGDNTDGKGFLSSLERMSGEVAGKKVVILGAGGAASSIATELVLARAGEVTIVNRTSDRAVSLVKRLDNVSPTRLAIEQWLGTYVIPNDADIVVQATSVGLFSPDKCLDVSFEKTKKQLIACDVVFNPVETLFLKRARQRDCLCIDGLGMLVDQGAIAIDMWTGVQANKAVMRKALQEAFAI, from the coding sequence ATGAATGAGAAGTACCTCCTGCATGCTTTGATGAAGGGTCCGCTTCCCTCTTTGTTCTTTTGTATCGGGGATCCTGTGGTTGGGAATCCTACGCAACATATGGTGGAACAGGCTTTCCAGGCAATGGGTTTGCCTTACCGCTATATTACGTGTACTGTCGATAAAAAAGAACTGGCAAGTGCTATGTGGGGCTTGCGGTCTCTTGCGTTTTCCGGTGGCAATGTAACTGCGCCCCACAAACAAGTTGTGTTGGAGTTCCTGGACCACCTCAGTGAGGCTGCTATCCTCAGTCATGCGGTAAACTGCATTACCCGCCAAAGCGACGGGACTTACAGTGGGGACAATACCGATGGTAAAGGATTTTTGTCTTCCCTTGAGAGGATGAGCGGTGAAGTGGCAGGCAAGAAAGTGGTAATTCTGGGTGCCGGGGGGGCTGCTTCTTCCATTGCTACCGAGCTGGTTTTGGCTAGGGCAGGGGAGGTGACTATCGTAAACAGGACGTCTGACCGTGCTGTTTCTCTGGTAAAACGGTTGGACAATGTTTCCCCTACAAGGCTTGCAATTGAGCAGTGGTTAGGTACCTATGTCATACCAAATGATGCTGATATTGTGGTGCAGGCTACCTCTGTCGGGCTATTTTCACCCGATAAATGCTTGGATGTCTCGTTTGAAAAAACAAAAAAGCAACTTATTGCCTGTGATGTTGTATTCAATCCGGTGGAAACGTTGTTTCTCAAGAGAGCGCGACAACGTGATTGTCTTTGCATCGACGGGCTTGGCATGCTTGTTGACCAGGGGGCCATTGCCATTGATATGTGGACAGGAGTACAGGCAAACAAGGCCGTGATGAGAAAGGCTTTGCAGGAGGCCTTTGCGATCTGA
- a CDS encoding DegT/DnrJ/EryC1/StrS family aminotransferase — protein MISFSPPDITQAEIDEVVDTLKSGWITTGPKTKLLEKQLAQFCHTSKVCCLNSATAALELALYLLGVGPGDEVITCAYTYTASCSAIIHVGATPVLVDVAPGSFHLDYDQVAKKITTNTKAIIPIDIGGVMCDYDQLFSILEEKKSFYKPSNEIQGAFDRVIVIGDAAHALGASYNGQVAGSVADFTAFSFHAVKNFTTAEGGALTWKDRDGLDNEFMYHELQLLSLHGQSKDALAKTTLGSWEYDIVYPAYKCNMTDIMASIGIVQLKRYPQLLARRREIIDMYEAAFKDLPVSVMNHFTETDQSSGHLYLLRLDGYSEQQRNAFIIKMAEVGIATNVHYKPLPMHTAYKKLGFDMKDFPNAYSQYENEVTLPLHTSLSNEDVRFIISNVIDCLKKGFYV, from the coding sequence ATGATTTCTTTTTCTCCTCCCGATATTACCCAAGCCGAAATAGATGAAGTTGTTGATACCTTAAAATCTGGGTGGATTACCACTGGTCCAAAAACAAAACTACTTGAAAAGCAACTTGCCCAATTCTGTCATACAAGCAAAGTATGTTGTTTGAATTCTGCAACAGCTGCCTTGGAATTGGCTTTGTATCTCTTAGGAGTTGGTCCTGGCGATGAAGTTATTACCTGTGCTTATACGTATACTGCTTCCTGTAGCGCGATTATACATGTGGGAGCTACTCCTGTCCTTGTTGATGTTGCACCAGGTTCTTTCCACCTTGATTATGATCAGGTAGCAAAGAAAATTACTACAAATACAAAAGCCATCATTCCCATTGATATCGGTGGAGTGATGTGTGACTATGATCAACTTTTCTCAATACTTGAAGAAAAAAAGAGTTTTTATAAACCTTCCAATGAAATACAGGGAGCTTTTGATAGAGTCATTGTTATCGGTGATGCTGCCCATGCCTTGGGAGCTTCCTATAATGGCCAAGTTGCTGGTTCTGTTGCTGACTTTACTGCTTTTTCTTTCCATGCGGTAAAGAATTTTACCACCGCAGAAGGTGGTGCGTTGACTTGGAAAGATCGTGATGGCCTTGATAATGAATTCATGTATCATGAACTGCAATTGTTATCGCTGCATGGGCAAAGCAAAGACGCACTGGCAAAGACTACACTAGGTTCCTGGGAATATGACATTGTATATCCTGCCTATAAATGCAACATGACCGATATCATGGCATCAATTGGTATTGTCCAGTTGAAGCGGTATCCTCAATTGTTGGCAAGACGCAGGGAAATAATTGATATGTATGAGGCTGCATTCAAAGATTTACCAGTATCAGTAATGAACCATTTCACCGAAACTGATCAATCGAGTGGTCATCTGTACCTGCTAAGGTTAGATGGATATTCAGAGCAGCAAAGGAATGCCTTTATTATCAAGATGGCCGAAGTTGGAATAGCAACAAACGTGCATTACAAACCACTGCCTATGCATACTGCCTATAAAAAACTGGGTTTTGATATGAAAGATTTTCCAAATGCTTATAGCCAGTACGAAAATGAAGTTACTTTGCCATTGCATACCTCTTTAAGTAATGAAGATGTTAGGTTTATTATCAGCAATGTAATTGACTGCTTGAAAAAAGGATTTTATGTATAG
- a CDS encoding sugar transferase — protein MYRFFLKRMFDLILSLIGLPFFIVLYIFIAPAIWVEDRGPVFYSAYRLGKNGTKFRMYKFRSMKVNAPDIRNFDGSTFNSDTDFRLTKVGKVLRKTSIDEIPQILNVLRGEMSLIGPRPNLPYATNQYIGIDSERFRVRPGITGYSQAYFRNSISQEEKFKKDAYYADNISFIFDVRIIFRTAVSVLKSENINLNK, from the coding sequence ATGTATAGATTTTTTTTAAAAAGAATGTTTGATCTTATTCTTTCTCTGATTGGTTTACCTTTTTTTATAGTGCTTTATATTTTTATTGCTCCTGCGATTTGGGTTGAAGATAGAGGTCCTGTGTTCTATAGTGCGTACCGTCTTGGGAAGAATGGTACAAAATTTAGGATGTACAAATTTCGTTCTATGAAAGTAAATGCCCCAGACATAAGAAATTTTGATGGATCAACTTTTAATTCAGATACAGATTTCAGATTAACTAAGGTTGGAAAAGTATTAAGAAAAACTAGTATAGATGAAATTCCTCAAATACTTAATGTCCTGCGAGGGGAAATGAGTTTAATAGGACCACGTCCCAATTTACCATATGCAACAAATCAGTATATTGGAATCGATAGCGAAAGGTTTAGGGTGCGACCGGGAATTACAGGTTATAGTCAAGCCTATTTTAGAAATTCAATTTCACAAGAAGAAAAGTTTAAGAAAGATGCCTATTATGCTGACAATATATCTTTTATTTTTGATGTGAGAATAATATTTAGAACAGCCGTTTCTGTGTTGAAATCAGAAAATATTAACTTAAACAAATAG
- a CDS encoding nucleoside-diphosphate sugar epimerase/dehydratase, producing MRKRRMRQVSLMAIDAFLLVFCGFLSSWIVLHAMPELLYRVVLANGVSVLLLLFVVRFYKIRVSESSLDLLSRGLLGFVPVFVLGILLVALLDSFSSIWIPFLIVMDWSSFLCIMGIRVVYRSFLNRKNIIHANGLPKAVVYGAGELGSTIVRQFQKGNIPFHIVGFVDDDPAILGTYIVGTRVLGTTEALGEVLVETQAKVLIIAISNIDQEHMFKAVDAAKEHGCDVKVIPSLFEVQQGAKELDLRNLDYPDLLGRPLTFIDKKPIADMVKGKRVLVTGSGGSIGSEICRQLLTYEPAQLVLLDIDETELHDLSLRLHNYQKEWSDLIVPVVCDIKNARKINQIYEKFQPQLVFHAAAYKHVPLQELYPEEAITTNIGGSYNVLKGAVDHKVERVVVISTDKAVNPTNVMGATKRVVEMLASMLTNEETEMVCVRFGNVLGSRGSMLPLFMDQIKAGVPITVTHKDIIRYFMAIPEAVGLVFKAASMAKGGEVMVLDMGQPVRIYDFAQKLVKYYGDGRSQVIITGLRPGEKLYEELLANKDETIPTEDKLVFKAKLENHVLKPEMFQPIYDTLNTATTEGLLQELQQLVPEFKYQHSTFVL from the coding sequence ATGAGAAAACGCAGGATGCGGCAAGTTTCGCTTATGGCGATCGACGCCTTTTTGCTGGTCTTTTGTGGGTTTCTCTCTTCGTGGATAGTATTGCATGCTATGCCGGAATTGCTGTACAGGGTTGTCCTGGCCAATGGTGTGTCAGTACTTTTGCTGCTCTTTGTTGTCCGGTTCTACAAGATCCGGGTCAGTGAGAGTTCGCTTGACCTGCTCAGCCGTGGGCTTTTGGGTTTTGTCCCGGTGTTCGTCCTCGGCATTCTGTTAGTTGCCCTCCTCGATTCCTTTTCCTCAATTTGGATTCCGTTCCTCATTGTGATGGACTGGTCCTCTTTTCTGTGCATCATGGGTATCAGGGTGGTTTACCGGAGTTTTCTCAACCGAAAGAATATTATCCATGCCAATGGTTTGCCAAAGGCTGTCGTATATGGGGCCGGGGAGCTCGGCTCGACAATCGTGCGCCAGTTCCAGAAGGGGAACATTCCCTTCCATATCGTAGGGTTCGTCGACGACGACCCTGCAATTCTTGGAACCTACATCGTGGGGACAAGGGTACTCGGGACCACCGAGGCCTTGGGCGAGGTGTTGGTTGAGACCCAGGCAAAGGTCTTGATCATTGCCATATCCAATATTGACCAGGAACATATGTTCAAGGCCGTGGACGCTGCCAAGGAACATGGTTGCGACGTGAAGGTCATTCCAAGCCTGTTCGAGGTTCAGCAGGGGGCCAAGGAGCTCGATCTGCGTAACCTCGACTATCCAGACCTTTTGGGCCGTCCCCTTACCTTCATAGACAAGAAGCCGATTGCCGATATGGTGAAGGGCAAGCGGGTACTGGTAACAGGCTCGGGCGGAAGCATTGGCAGCGAGATCTGCCGCCAGCTCCTTACCTATGAACCTGCGCAGCTGGTTCTGCTCGATATCGATGAGACTGAACTGCATGACCTCTCACTGAGGCTGCACAACTACCAGAAAGAATGGAGTGATTTGATCGTCCCTGTTGTCTGCGACATCAAGAACGCTAGGAAGATCAACCAGATATATGAGAAGTTCCAGCCGCAGCTGGTCTTCCACGCTGCTGCCTACAAGCATGTTCCTTTACAGGAGCTCTATCCCGAGGAAGCCATCACCACCAACATCGGCGGTTCCTACAATGTGCTCAAGGGCGCAGTCGACCACAAGGTCGAGCGGGTAGTGGTTATTTCCACCGACAAGGCAGTGAACCCGACCAACGTCATGGGGGCCACCAAGCGCGTGGTCGAGATGCTGGCGAGCATGCTGACCAATGAAGAGACCGAAATGGTCTGTGTCCGCTTTGGCAACGTCCTGGGAAGCCGCGGGAGCATGCTCCCCCTCTTCATGGACCAGATCAAGGCCGGCGTACCGATAACAGTGACCCATAAGGATATCATTAGGTACTTCATGGCCATCCCCGAGGCCGTAGGCCTCGTCTTCAAAGCCGCCTCGATGGCCAAGGGCGGGGAGGTTATGGTCCTGGACATGGGTCAACCGGTAAGGATCTATGACTTTGCCCAGAAACTGGTCAAGTACTATGGCGACGGAAGAAGCCAGGTGATTATCACGGGCCTACGACCCGGTGAGAAGCTCTACGAGGAGCTTCTGGCCAACAAGGACGAGACCATCCCCACAGAAGACAAGCTGGTCTTCAAGGCGAAGCTCGAGAACCATGTCTTGAAACCCGAGATGTTCCAGCCTATCTATGACACGCTCAACACGGCAACCACCGAAGGTCTATTACAAGAACTCCAGCAACTGGTTCCCGAGTTCAAGTACCAACACAGTACGTTTGTGCTGTAA
- a CDS encoding InlB B-repeat-containing protein, whose protein sequence is MSQKKNILLVVVLCVLALFIGCEPANPQIPSEETPNIETPDEESPKQGILTVTLEKEEEIPSSLEAEIVSYTLSGIGPEGKGFSGITSQYEAVTLDLCCGTWTITAIGLNSDNQPVGEGVATVSIQPDTMHSTTITVEGFVEEGLFALHVSWPPAALTDPQVSLSLCKEGSDTEQDLAATIDTVQGKTEFQKTLPVGDYTLLITLSDGSPNENNPLVVKRRQAFSVESNTTTEGACKASWEEGYLQGTLSFPAQTSASFAASLFSRTKKVSEGMDVQFIVTTDPEFEVTYTWYVDGEVVDETGKDLIYGSSLSRGYHTVDVIVSSSEAKVSQSSSLLVTEDVHGYMYFRLTSLDTPTDRYVLTYECGAIGSLFFLGQPELEGKGIPFVCKIVSTSGNISGLLFMATDVPALAQEGDLADYIANTSLFIPQDCVGDFEQVTQPGEDQIYRSAMLSLDFMGSSPTEHLSAFTTFPLHVSVTSCGNVGEKIRGSLVADSVEIWMDKEGAEEGTTSLGNYKVEGFFSVERITTIYFYILSYDSNGADSGTCNEPEDLFAGMKTLAQGYDSNDPLVKAGFTFGGWNTKADGSGVTYQENDPFTMPNEDTTLYAVWN, encoded by the coding sequence ATGTCTCAGAAGAAGAATATTCTGCTCGTTGTTGTTTTGTGTGTCCTGGCTTTGTTTATCGGGTGCGAACCTGCAAACCCACAAATACCAAGCGAAGAAACGCCAAATATTGAAACGCCTGATGAAGAGAGCCCAAAGCAAGGGATACTTACAGTTACCTTGGAAAAAGAAGAAGAGATACCCTCTTCGCTGGAAGCGGAGATTGTATCCTATACACTTTCTGGGATAGGCCCGGAGGGAAAGGGTTTTTCTGGTATAACCAGCCAATATGAAGCGGTAACGCTTGACCTTTGCTGCGGAACCTGGACAATTACGGCGATTGGGCTAAATAGTGACAATCAACCGGTAGGGGAAGGTGTTGCTACTGTCTCCATTCAGCCTGACACCATGCATTCTACAACCATTACGGTAGAGGGGTTTGTAGAGGAGGGGTTGTTTGCCCTCCATGTTTCTTGGCCCCCTGCTGCTTTGACCGACCCACAGGTTTCCCTGAGTCTTTGCAAAGAGGGCAGCGATACAGAGCAAGACCTTGCAGCAACGATCGATACGGTCCAAGGCAAGACTGAGTTCCAAAAAACCCTTCCTGTGGGGGATTACACCTTGCTCATCACCTTGTCTGACGGATCTCCAAATGAGAACAACCCCCTAGTGGTGAAGAGGAGACAAGCATTCAGCGTTGAGTCAAACACAACTACTGAAGGAGCTTGTAAAGCTTCTTGGGAAGAAGGGTATCTGCAAGGAACGCTTTCGTTTCCCGCTCAGACTTCTGCTTCCTTTGCGGCAAGCCTGTTTTCAAGAACAAAAAAGGTCAGTGAAGGCATGGATGTTCAGTTCATTGTCACTACTGACCCAGAATTCGAGGTAACCTACACCTGGTATGTTGATGGAGAGGTTGTCGATGAGACTGGAAAGGACCTCATATATGGGTCTTCCCTTTCACGAGGGTACCATACCGTCGATGTGATAGTCTCCTCATCCGAGGCGAAGGTATCACAATCATCTTCTTTGCTGGTAACAGAGGATGTGCATGGTTATATGTACTTCCGGCTGACCTCCCTTGATACGCCTACCGACCGTTATGTGCTTACGTATGAGTGTGGGGCGATTGGATCTCTATTCTTTCTTGGGCAACCTGAATTGGAGGGAAAAGGAATTCCCTTTGTCTGTAAAATAGTGTCAACTTCAGGAAATATCAGTGGTTTACTGTTTATGGCTACTGATGTTCCAGCCTTGGCTCAAGAGGGAGATTTAGCCGATTATATAGCGAATACTTCGCTGTTCATCCCACAGGATTGCGTGGGGGACTTTGAACAGGTAACACAGCCAGGGGAGGACCAGATTTATAGGAGTGCGATGTTGTCTTTGGATTTTATGGGTTCTTCACCGACAGAACACCTTTCCGCTTTTACAACGTTTCCCTTACATGTTTCTGTAACTTCCTGCGGGAATGTTGGAGAGAAGATCCGAGGGAGCCTCGTAGCAGACTCTGTGGAAATATGGATGGACAAGGAGGGGGCAGAGGAAGGCACTACGTCCCTTGGGAATTATAAGGTTGAGGGATTTTTTTCTGTGGAGCGGATCACTACGATCTACTTCTATATCCTTTCTTATGATAGCAATGGCGCTGATTCTGGAACCTGTAATGAACCAGAAGACCTTTTTGCAGGGATGAAAACCTTAGCTCAGGGATATGACAGTAATGATCCTTTGGTCAAAGCAGGCTTTACCTTTGGTGGCTGGAATACAAAGGCAGATGGATCAGGAGTTACCTATCAAGAGAATGATCCCTTTACAATGCCCAATGAAGACACCACGCTGTATGCTGTGTGGAATTGA
- the nusG gene encoding transcription termination/antitermination protein NusG, translating into MNYYCVACRTGGEAKVRAHLNKFFTRELGDLNDVRVFFPMRKMFERRKGKQMVTDQPILPGYLMLSSAQSLDLMMIDVERIPGSYGFLRNIDKSICLKASDMEYAAWIMGNNGVIKPSKVIFNEGEPIKVTEGPLMNLHGNIVRIDHRGSRVLVEFDFAGVVRRVSMPVEFIGSDK; encoded by the coding sequence ATGAATTATTACTGTGTTGCTTGTAGAACTGGGGGGGAGGCAAAGGTCAGAGCCCACCTCAACAAATTCTTCACCCGCGAGTTGGGGGACCTTAACGATGTGAGGGTCTTTTTCCCTATGCGCAAGATGTTCGAGCGGCGCAAAGGGAAACAGATGGTCACCGACCAGCCTATTCTTCCCGGGTATCTGATGCTGTCTTCTGCACAGTCGCTTGATTTGATGATGATCGATGTGGAACGAATCCCCGGTTCCTATGGGTTCTTGCGTAACATTGACAAGTCGATCTGCCTGAAGGCTTCGGACATGGAGTATGCTGCCTGGATCATGGGGAACAACGGGGTTATCAAACCGTCGAAGGTTATTTTCAATGAAGGGGAGCCGATCAAGGTAACCGAAGGGCCTCTGATGAATTTACACGGTAACATTGTTCGCATTGACCACCGTGGTTCAAGGGTTCTGGTTGAGTTCGATTTTGCCGGGGTGGTCAGAAGGGTGAGTATGCCGGTTGAGTTCATTGGTTCTGACAAATAA
- a CDS encoding transglutaminase-like domain-containing protein produces MESNQEETNTQSEYLSATELLDFNTESIQELIKEKGWKKIPTKTAIIGAIYTFVRDEIPFGYNTSLPMKASAILSEGYGQCITKTILLMALFRAMDIPCRYHAFTVDKIILRGILKGSGYSMAPKQLYHGWVEIKFRRTWIQLEGHIVDRPYILKLQSKFQNYMGSFYAYGLAVLNFKNPPINWEESHTYVQKRAIEQDFGIFNSPDEFFLEYQQAAKLTKKFCYRHFIQPNINKNIRAIREAE; encoded by the coding sequence ATGGAAAGCAACCAAGAAGAAACAAACACACAATCTGAATACCTCTCCGCTACAGAGCTTTTGGATTTCAATACAGAATCAATCCAGGAACTCATAAAAGAAAAGGGTTGGAAGAAGATCCCTACGAAAACAGCAATCATTGGTGCTATCTATACCTTTGTCCGAGACGAGATACCCTTCGGTTACAACACGAGCCTACCAATGAAAGCTTCAGCCATCCTTTCTGAAGGATATGGCCAGTGCATTACAAAGACAATTCTCCTAATGGCTCTCTTCAGGGCAATGGATATCCCCTGTAGGTACCATGCATTCACTGTAGATAAAATCATTTTGCGGGGAATTCTCAAAGGCAGTGGATATTCGATGGCACCCAAACAACTGTATCATGGCTGGGTAGAAATCAAATTCAGACGAACCTGGATTCAGCTGGAAGGCCATATCGTCGACCGTCCCTACATTTTGAAACTCCAGTCTAAGTTTCAGAATTACATGGGTAGCTTCTACGCCTACGGCCTTGCCGTGCTCAATTTCAAGAACCCCCCGATCAACTGGGAAGAGTCGCACACCTACGTACAGAAACGAGCAATTGAACAGGACTTCGGTATTTTCAACAGTCCTGATGAGTTCTTTCTCGAATATCAGCAGGCAGCAAAACTTACAAAGAAATTCTGCTATCGCCATTTCATCCAGCCAAACATCAACAAGAACATCAGGGCGATCAGGGAAGCAGAATAA
- a CDS encoding GNAT family N-acetyltransferase — MILQIIRINELDNAFDLLYQHNREIGRVISEDDLVKGINKFLHLGDVIGVVENNRVLAMLNLYCNNFKTKEAYIGNVFVLPDYRRRGISHEMLLTAINICRSRHFSTIKLHVSPDNYRAIKLYTNFGFQFSGKVKQIDGIYDKEMILGL, encoded by the coding sequence ATGATTTTGCAAATAATTAGAATCAATGAATTGGATAATGCATTTGATTTGTTGTATCAGCACAATAGAGAAATTGGTAGAGTCATCTCCGAAGATGATCTTGTAAAAGGAATTAATAAATTTTTGCATCTTGGTGATGTGATTGGTGTAGTGGAAAATAATCGAGTTTTAGCTATGCTAAATCTATATTGCAACAATTTTAAGACAAAAGAAGCTTATATTGGCAATGTGTTTGTTCTACCCGATTATCGGAGACGAGGTATTTCTCATGAAATGTTATTAACCGCAATTAATATATGCCGAAGCCGACATTTTTCGACCATTAAACTACATGTTTCACCTGATAATTATAGAGCGATAAAGTTGTATACAAATTTTGGGTTTCAATTTAGTGGAAAAGTAAAACAAATTGATGGAATTTATGACAAAGAAATGATTCTAGGATTATGA
- a CDS encoding ATP-grasp domain-containing protein — protein MTKLAVIGAGVASIPFLKKAREKNVYTICVGEYSNSIGRDFCDEFLDISIFDVEEVVKELKAMSPDGIVASSESTTEVTAIIANSLQLPGNSIKKGFGCKNKYVMRQRVKPLLCVKQPQFALYENGKQYEFPIIVKAIDSCGKKGISIAQDEDDLNRAIQYAMKYSTDGNVLIEEYIEGGQEYSIECLVDNGKCFVIQLTEKETSGPPHFVELGHHQPAIMNDELRKRVEIASNEILYALGLTSGMAHLELKIVDSVIYFIEVGARAGGDRIADTLVGLSTDFDYYSAAIDIALRQFHYTAPTNIAHSGIYFLCKQTEWLVPLFRNAKGKNWCIECEVADYKLSEMLGNTDSSISGYLIYQANHRICLEDNDFANN, from the coding sequence ATGACAAAATTAGCAGTAATTGGGGCGGGAGTTGCTTCCATACCTTTCCTAAAAAAAGCACGAGAAAAAAACGTATATACTATTTGTGTTGGAGAATATAGTAATTCAATAGGAAGAGATTTTTGCGACGAATTTCTTGATATTTCAATATTTGACGTTGAAGAAGTAGTAAAAGAATTGAAGGCAATGTCCCCAGATGGAATCGTTGCATCTTCTGAAAGTACTACCGAAGTGACTGCAATAATCGCTAATTCTTTACAACTACCAGGAAATAGTATTAAGAAAGGGTTTGGATGTAAAAATAAGTATGTGATGAGACAGCGTGTTAAGCCACTTTTATGCGTAAAACAACCTCAATTTGCACTATACGAAAATGGGAAACAATATGAATTCCCAATTATTGTGAAGGCAATTGATTCTTGTGGAAAAAAGGGCATCAGCATTGCACAAGATGAAGATGATTTAAATAGAGCAATTCAATATGCGATGAAATATTCTACAGATGGAAATGTTCTAATAGAGGAATATATTGAAGGGGGCCAAGAGTATTCTATAGAATGTCTAGTTGATAATGGAAAGTGTTTTGTGATTCAGTTGACAGAAAAAGAAACCTCAGGACCGCCTCATTTTGTTGAGCTTGGGCATCACCAACCAGCAATTATGAATGATGAATTAAGAAAGAGAGTAGAAATTGCATCAAATGAAATATTGTATGCTTTAGGCTTAACTTCTGGTATGGCACATCTTGAGCTGAAAATTGTGGATAGTGTTATTTATTTCATTGAAGTTGGTGCTAGAGCCGGTGGTGACAGAATTGCTGATACTTTGGTCGGGTTAAGTACAGATTTTGACTATTATAGCGCAGCAATTGATATAGCACTTAGACAGTTTCATTATACTGCGCCTACCAATATAGCTCATTCAGGTATCTATTTCTTGTGCAAACAAACAGAATGGTTGGTTCCTCTTTTTAGGAATGCAAAAGGGAAGAATTGGTGCATCGAATGTGAGGTAGCTGATTATAAACTTTCAGAAATGCTTGGGAATACTGATTCTTCAATTTCTGGCTATTTAATTTATCAAGCAAACCATAGAATTTGTCTAGAGGATAATGATTTTGCAAATAATTAG